A single window of Rubripirellula lacrimiformis DNA harbors:
- a CDS encoding DNA cytosine methyltransferase, with the protein MMWVEFFCGIGGVAEAMRQLASDGGRADLKTYHAIDIDHDCGRVYQHNFGLAVDCRTIESVHWDNLADAGKLTSHSNTAKHGNPGGLAGPGNPIDQQDGRDRKLETAGDHDPVHWWLSPPCQPYCRRGTGDYVNDRRCDALLALIAWMRAQPKRIPAKIVIENVPLFASSSHADQLRDALCINGYRITEATLCPTQFGIPNRRLRYYMIANQSHQVSIDVPADASLRFTIPDILDPMPNVDSTRWISPQIANDYAAAMDVVDADDAAATSACFASGYGKSMIRSGSYVRHGERLRRFSPTEVSRLMGFSARFQFPPDLSDRKRWKMLGNSLSIPVVKSLLL; encoded by the coding sequence ATGATGTGGGTGGAATTCTTCTGTGGCATCGGTGGAGTCGCCGAAGCGATGCGTCAATTGGCTTCCGATGGCGGGCGTGCCGATCTGAAAACCTACCACGCCATCGACATCGATCACGACTGTGGCCGCGTCTACCAGCACAACTTTGGGCTGGCGGTGGATTGCCGAACGATCGAATCGGTCCATTGGGACAACCTAGCCGACGCAGGCAAACTGACCAGCCACAGCAACACGGCAAAACATGGCAACCCAGGGGGCCTAGCCGGTCCGGGCAACCCGATCGACCAACAGGATGGACGGGACAGGAAACTCGAGACCGCCGGTGATCACGATCCTGTTCATTGGTGGCTTTCGCCGCCCTGCCAACCGTATTGCCGCCGCGGCACGGGCGATTACGTGAACGATCGTCGCTGCGATGCACTGCTGGCGCTGATCGCCTGGATGCGGGCTCAGCCCAAGCGGATCCCTGCAAAGATCGTGATCGAAAACGTTCCGCTATTCGCATCATCGTCACACGCAGACCAACTTCGCGATGCGCTGTGCATCAACGGCTATCGGATCACCGAGGCGACGCTATGCCCGACGCAGTTTGGGATCCCCAATCGCCGCCTGCGTTACTACATGATCGCGAATCAATCCCACCAGGTTTCGATCGATGTGCCCGCAGATGCTTCGCTGCGCTTCACGATTCCCGACATCTTGGATCCCATGCCGAACGTCGATTCAACGCGATGGATCTCGCCACAGATTGCAAACGATTACGCCGCCGCAATGGACGTGGTGGACGCCGATGATGCAGCGGCGACCAGTGCATGCTTTGCCAGCGGATATGGCAAATCGATGATCCGCAGCGGATCCTACGTTCGACACGGCGAACGGCTACGAAGGTTTTCGCCCACCGAAGTGTCACGATTGATGGGGTTCTCGGCACGGTTCCAATTCCCACCGGACCTATCGGATCGCAAACGTTGGAAGATGCTAGGCAACAGCCTATCGATCCCCGTCGTGAAATCGTTACTGCTGTAA
- a CDS encoding DUF58 domain-containing protein, which yields MSLLTPESLQSIQRLDLRARMVVRGFLQGLHSSPFQGFSVQFSEHRRYNRGDDPRLIDWLVYAKTDKYYTKRFEAETNLTGYLVMDLSKSMGFTESGSMTKFEYCTCLAASLTYLMTMQQDPVGLISFDEKMRALLPARSRRGHLGDVMAALTRLKPTGRTDLPASLTQLAAMLKQHSLVMLFSDLLPSDTETGSPEDVISGLARLRHGGNDVIVFHVMDEAEVNFPYDGPVQFEDAESGAMVTVDATGFREDYLKQLDEFREAYRAGCHKLHVDYVPLDTSMPFDKALTEYLLGRQQRL from the coding sequence ATGTCTCTGCTGACTCCGGAATCGTTGCAGTCGATCCAGCGACTTGATCTTCGCGCCCGGATGGTGGTGCGTGGGTTCTTGCAAGGTTTGCATAGCAGTCCGTTTCAGGGATTTTCGGTTCAGTTCAGCGAACACCGCCGGTACAACCGTGGCGATGATCCGCGGCTGATCGATTGGTTGGTCTATGCAAAGACGGACAAGTATTACACCAAACGTTTCGAGGCCGAGACGAACCTGACCGGGTACTTGGTGATGGACTTGTCAAAGTCGATGGGCTTTACCGAGAGCGGTTCGATGACCAAGTTCGAATACTGCACTTGTCTGGCCGCGTCGCTGACCTACCTGATGACGATGCAGCAGGATCCCGTCGGTCTGATCTCGTTCGACGAAAAGATGCGTGCGTTGTTACCAGCCCGCAGCCGTCGCGGTCACCTGGGGGATGTGATGGCCGCGCTGACGCGGTTGAAGCCAACCGGGCGGACCGATCTGCCAGCCTCGTTGACTCAATTAGCAGCGATGTTGAAACAGCATTCGCTGGTGATGCTGTTTTCCGATCTGCTGCCCTCGGACACCGAAACCGGTTCGCCCGAAGATGTGATTTCAGGCTTGGCCCGGCTGCGGCACGGTGGCAACGATGTGATCGTGTTCCATGTCATGGACGAAGCCGAAGTGAATTTTCCCTACGATGGACCGGTTCAATTCGAAGACGCGGAAAGCGGTGCCATGGTGACGGTCGACGCGACCGGGTTCCGCGAAGACTACCTGAAACAGCTGGATGAATTCCGCGAAGCCTACCGTGCCGGTTGCCACAAGTTGCACGTCGACTACGTCCCGCTGGATACCAGCATGCCCTTCGACAAGGCGTTGACGGAGTACCTGTTGGGACGGCAACAACGCCTGTAA
- a CDS encoding AAA family ATPase, which translates to MLREFSDHQQTMRSELAKVIIGQSDVIEQLLAAIFTRGHVLLEGVPGLAKTLMVSTLADILDVSFKRIQFTPDLMPSDITGTQVLEEDEHGRRSFRFVEGPIFTNILLADEINRTPPKTQAALLEAMQERQVTIGRDTYDLPPPFFTIATQNPIEQEGTYPLPEAQLDRFMFNIKVGYPSAAEEEQILTATSRGDSPTVNKVLSARAILNVQKLVGSVAVNPYVIRYAAKLVRATRPADETAPKYIRELVDWGAGPRAGQNLIAGAKALAAMDGRFSIDPDDIKRIAVPVLRHRMATNFQAQAEGMDTDAIVARLLEDIQPPEPEKMAKKK; encoded by the coding sequence GTGTTGCGAGAGTTTTCTGATCACCAGCAGACCATGCGATCAGAGCTTGCCAAGGTCATCATCGGACAAAGCGATGTGATCGAACAATTATTGGCCGCGATCTTTACGCGTGGTCATGTGCTGCTGGAAGGCGTTCCCGGTCTGGCCAAGACGCTGATGGTCAGCACGTTGGCCGATATCCTAGACGTTTCGTTCAAGCGAATTCAGTTTACTCCGGACTTGATGCCCTCGGACATCACCGGGACCCAGGTTCTAGAAGAAGACGAACACGGCCGTCGCAGTTTTCGCTTTGTCGAAGGCCCCATTTTTACGAATATCTTGCTGGCGGACGAAATCAACCGGACGCCGCCGAAGACTCAGGCCGCCCTGTTGGAAGCGATGCAGGAACGCCAAGTCACCATTGGCCGCGACACCTACGATCTGCCGCCGCCGTTCTTTACGATCGCCACACAGAACCCGATCGAACAGGAAGGGACGTACCCGTTGCCGGAAGCCCAGTTGGACCGGTTCATGTTCAACATCAAAGTGGGCTATCCGTCGGCTGCCGAAGAAGAACAGATTTTGACGGCGACCAGTCGTGGCGATTCGCCCACGGTCAACAAAGTGCTGTCGGCACGCGCGATCCTGAATGTCCAAAAGTTGGTCGGCAGCGTCGCGGTCAATCCGTACGTGATCCGCTACGCCGCCAAGTTGGTGCGGGCGACTCGTCCGGCCGACGAAACGGCGCCCAAGTACATCCGTGAATTGGTGGACTGGGGGGCCGGCCCACGCGCAGGCCAAAACTTGATCGCCGGTGCCAAAGCGCTGGCCGCGATGGACGGTCGGTTCAGCATTGACCCGGACGACATCAAACGCATCGCGGTGCCAGTGCTGCGCCATCGGATGGCCACCAACTTTCAGGCTCAGGCCGAAGGCATGGATACCGACGCGATCGTCGCACGGCTGTTGGAAGACATCCAGCCACCGGAGCCCGAGAAGATGGCAAAGAAAAAGTGA
- a CDS encoding DUF4159 domain-containing protein, giving the protein MMINAHSFAETHRLAFAQTQRPDFSPPNLRRWKPAKARRLTLALVVWVVVTAFCSHTTRCWAAEVDAATVQRAIDRGVAYLRKTQSERGNWDEYSGYSCGQTALCTLALLNCGIPKDDPTVAKAMKYLRSFEPQETYSVSLQTMVYCQLGAAGDLPRIRRNAQWLVDTQFREGAGPSGLGAWNYGTQRGGPGDPSNSQFAILALGAAEERGIQVEPVAFELAMRYWTNRQRPGGSWAYNSRDPSGSMTCAGVASIIISRGRLGGGTSSIVGNQIRCCGGDDEQTDPVEAGLDWLGRNFTTLVNPGGNGMTLYYYIYALERVGRLSGRRFIGGHDWYREGAERLITLQDDFLGYWKGNGALEPEAVATSFALLFLSKGKRQVVVGRLRYPDAPNVDSTNSVGWKQHPDGMRQLVRQVERDWGRDLTWQTIESESANLADLLQTPVLVISGRQAIRWSDKTSETLRQYTQQGGTILFEADGGDGCGDASGFGRSVMKLCGDWFDGAKLERLPPDHPVWFAEKKVDPTAISKNFWMYGVQACCRTSVFFSPQSLSCRWELGDVLFRRSEIAPAAKAQITAAVGIGENVIAYATGRELKDKLESRFVINDGSDIDASRGSIHMATLDLDAGGQEARRAVPHAAALVKSRVPLRILAADQPIGFDAQSLADVQFLWIHGRTDFAFDDAQRQVLADFVRDDGIILGSSVCGGEAFTEAFRREMKKIFPASPLETVPPDHPLWRASGGFDLSSVTIRTPGDGGRGLAKRTGRPLMEMVTIDDIAGVFFSPLDISCALESPNSVQCPGYSTEDAAKIVANLLLFGLQQ; this is encoded by the coding sequence ATGATGATTAACGCACATTCCTTTGCTGAAACGCATCGGCTGGCCTTTGCACAGACACAACGGCCGGACTTCAGTCCACCAAATCTTAGACGCTGGAAGCCCGCCAAGGCGAGGCGTCTGACGCTGGCGTTGGTAGTTTGGGTAGTTGTCACGGCGTTCTGCAGCCACACCACCCGCTGCTGGGCGGCGGAGGTCGATGCGGCGACCGTCCAACGGGCCATCGATCGCGGCGTTGCCTATCTTCGCAAGACACAAAGCGAACGCGGCAATTGGGACGAATACAGCGGGTATTCGTGCGGCCAAACCGCACTGTGCACGTTGGCGCTGTTGAATTGCGGGATCCCCAAGGATGACCCCACTGTGGCCAAGGCGATGAAGTACCTGCGATCGTTCGAGCCGCAGGAAACGTATTCGGTGTCGCTGCAAACCATGGTTTACTGCCAATTGGGTGCCGCCGGTGACCTGCCTCGTATCCGCCGCAACGCTCAGTGGTTGGTCGACACCCAGTTCCGCGAGGGTGCTGGCCCCAGCGGGCTTGGCGCTTGGAACTATGGAACGCAGCGAGGCGGGCCTGGCGATCCGTCGAATTCGCAATTTGCGATCCTGGCGTTGGGTGCGGCCGAGGAACGGGGCATCCAAGTCGAACCCGTCGCATTCGAATTGGCGATGCGATATTGGACCAACCGACAGCGGCCGGGCGGATCCTGGGCCTACAACTCTCGCGACCCCTCGGGCAGCATGACCTGCGCGGGCGTGGCATCGATCATCATTTCCCGTGGCCGGCTGGGCGGGGGAACGTCTTCGATCGTGGGCAACCAAATCCGTTGCTGTGGTGGCGACGACGAACAAACCGATCCGGTCGAAGCGGGGCTGGATTGGCTGGGCCGCAACTTCACCACTTTGGTCAATCCGGGCGGCAACGGAATGACGCTTTATTACTACATCTACGCGCTCGAACGAGTCGGACGACTATCGGGGCGTCGTTTCATCGGCGGTCACGACTGGTACCGCGAAGGGGCCGAGCGACTGATCACGCTGCAGGACGACTTCCTGGGTTACTGGAAAGGCAACGGTGCGTTGGAACCCGAAGCGGTGGCAACGTCCTTTGCGCTGCTGTTCCTTAGCAAGGGAAAACGCCAGGTGGTCGTCGGCCGACTGCGATACCCCGATGCGCCGAACGTGGATTCGACGAATTCGGTGGGCTGGAAACAGCATCCCGACGGAATGCGGCAACTGGTCCGCCAAGTCGAACGTGACTGGGGACGCGACCTGACCTGGCAAACGATCGAAAGCGAATCGGCCAATCTTGCAGACCTGTTGCAGACGCCGGTCCTGGTGATCAGCGGCCGACAAGCGATCCGGTGGTCCGACAAGACATCCGAAACCCTTCGCCAATACACTCAACAGGGCGGCACGATCCTGTTCGAAGCCGATGGCGGGGACGGCTGCGGCGACGCATCCGGATTCGGACGCAGTGTCATGAAATTATGCGGCGATTGGTTCGACGGTGCCAAACTAGAACGATTGCCGCCCGACCATCCGGTATGGTTCGCCGAAAAGAAAGTCGACCCGACGGCGATCAGCAAGAACTTCTGGATGTACGGGGTCCAGGCTTGCTGTCGCACCAGCGTGTTCTTCTCGCCACAAAGTTTGTCGTGCCGATGGGAACTGGGGGACGTCCTGTTTCGCCGCAGCGAAATCGCACCGGCCGCAAAGGCCCAGATCACCGCGGCGGTCGGCATCGGCGAAAACGTGATCGCGTACGCGACCGGGCGCGAATTGAAGGACAAATTGGAAAGCCGATTCGTGATCAACGATGGCAGCGACATCGACGCATCGCGAGGTTCGATCCACATGGCGACCTTGGACCTGGACGCGGGTGGCCAAGAAGCTCGCCGCGCCGTCCCGCATGCCGCCGCACTGGTCAAATCGCGCGTGCCGCTACGGATTCTAGCCGCGGACCAACCGATCGGATTTGACGCCCAATCGCTTGCCGACGTGCAGTTCCTGTGGATTCACGGCCGCACGGACTTCGCCTTCGACGACGCCCAACGCCAGGTGCTGGCCGACTTTGTTCGCGACGACGGCATCATTTTGGGGTCATCGGTGTGCGGCGGAGAAGCTTTTACGGAAGCATTTCGGCGGGAGATGAAAAAAATATTCCCAGCCTCTCCGCTGGAAACCGTCCCCCCCGACCATCCGCTGTGGCGGGCCAGTGGCGGGTTCGACCTATCCAGCGTCACCATCCGCACGCCGGGGGACGGGGGCAGGGGACTGGCCAAACGAACTGGTCGGCCATTGATGGAAATGGTCACGATTGACGATATCGCGGGCGTATTCTTCTCGCCGCTGGACATCAGCTGTGCCCTGGAAAGCCCCAATTCGGTCCAGTGCCCGGGTTACAGCACCGAGGACGCCGCCAAGATCGTGGCCAATCTGCTGCTGTTCGGGCTGCAACAGTGA
- the rpmG gene encoding 50S ribosomal protein L33, whose protein sequence is MSKSKKKAETIFLVCEETGDYNYSLKRKPGGEKLRLKKYSARLRKHTWHNEKKK, encoded by the coding sequence ATGTCCAAGAGCAAGAAGAAAGCGGAAACGATCTTCCTCGTTTGCGAAGAAACCGGCGATTACAACTACTCGCTGAAACGCAAACCAGGCGGCGAAAAGCTGCGTTTGAAGAAGTACAGCGCCCGTTTGCGTAAGCACACCTGGCACAACGAAAAGAAGAAGTAG
- the recJ gene encoding single-stranded-DNA-specific exonuclease RecJ has protein sequence MQRKWRIIPHDSSRVEMLMREARVPAVVAQVLVSRGVYTAADASQFLDTKLKALREPLLLPGVPEATKILVAAIRAKTPIVIYGDYDCDGMTGAAILVNGFRLLGGDVSYHVPNRLEDGYGLNENAIRKLAKHGKKVIVSVDCGITSVSHAKLCKELGITLVITDHHTIGDELPDADAIVHPRLPGTAYPFGELCGAGVAFKLAWAMCQDMCGSKKVTEPLRRYLMQSLALAGIGTIADVVPLLDENRILVEHGLKMLQAEPLPGLAELMKILKLDEATSLDTDSIAFAIAPRLNAAGRLGQAQLAVELLTTPAGDRAKALAEYIHELNNSRDTLQRSVYLAAQKQAKNDFNIEEDAALVLAGVGWHQGVIGVVAGRLAEKYAKPVLVISQDAAGKVDAVGSGRVGGTNINLYEALAECSERLVRFGGHKAAAGLTIDERQLDAFRGDFCEAVARQWAENDVVPEIVIDAEAPLGQLNLESIKQIEMLAPFGAGNPRPILCCRDVRLDTPATLMGKTKAHLTVNLRQGNKVIRAVAFGCSEWCDELNTTDGPIEIAYRPVINEFRGFRKVEIHLVDWQPTKKPATV, from the coding sequence ATGCAGCGGAAATGGCGGATCATTCCACACGATTCCTCCCGTGTCGAAATGTTGATGCGAGAGGCTCGAGTCCCCGCCGTCGTGGCGCAGGTGCTGGTCAGCCGGGGCGTCTACACCGCCGCCGACGCGTCTCAGTTTCTGGATACGAAACTGAAGGCACTGCGAGAACCGCTGCTGCTGCCGGGCGTCCCCGAGGCGACCAAGATCCTGGTCGCGGCGATTCGTGCGAAGACCCCGATCGTGATCTACGGCGACTATGACTGCGACGGCATGACCGGCGCAGCGATCCTGGTCAACGGTTTCCGGTTGCTCGGCGGCGACGTCAGCTATCACGTTCCCAATCGCCTGGAAGACGGTTACGGGCTGAACGAGAACGCGATTCGCAAACTGGCCAAACACGGCAAGAAAGTCATCGTGTCGGTCGACTGTGGGATCACGTCGGTCAGCCACGCCAAGCTGTGCAAAGAACTAGGAATCACGCTGGTCATCACCGACCACCACACCATTGGCGACGAATTGCCCGATGCGGATGCGATCGTCCACCCACGTTTGCCCGGGACCGCCTACCCATTCGGTGAACTGTGCGGTGCCGGCGTGGCGTTCAAATTGGCATGGGCGATGTGCCAAGACATGTGTGGATCCAAGAAGGTGACCGAACCGCTGCGACGCTACCTGATGCAGTCGTTGGCCTTGGCCGGGATCGGCACGATTGCCGACGTCGTGCCGCTGTTGGACGAGAATCGGATCCTGGTCGAACACGGCCTAAAGATGCTGCAGGCGGAACCACTGCCGGGTCTGGCCGAACTGATGAAGATCCTGAAACTGGACGAAGCCACCAGCCTGGATACGGATTCGATCGCGTTCGCGATCGCACCGCGACTCAACGCGGCCGGCCGATTGGGCCAGGCCCAACTAGCCGTCGAACTGTTGACGACACCGGCGGGCGACCGAGCCAAAGCGCTGGCCGAATACATCCACGAACTGAACAACAGCCGCGACACGCTGCAGCGCAGCGTTTACCTGGCTGCCCAAAAACAAGCGAAGAACGATTTCAATATCGAAGAGGATGCGGCGCTGGTCCTAGCCGGCGTGGGTTGGCACCAAGGTGTGATCGGTGTCGTCGCTGGTCGTCTGGCCGAAAAATACGCCAAGCCGGTCCTGGTGATCTCGCAGGACGCGGCTGGGAAAGTCGATGCCGTCGGATCCGGGCGGGTCGGTGGCACCAACATCAACCTGTACGAAGCCCTGGCCGAATGCAGCGAACGATTGGTTCGATTCGGAGGCCACAAAGCGGCCGCCGGATTGACGATCGACGAACGGCAACTCGATGCGTTTCGCGGCGACTTCTGCGAAGCGGTCGCTCGCCAATGGGCCGAAAACGACGTGGTCCCCGAGATCGTGATCGACGCCGAAGCGCCGCTGGGACAACTGAACCTAGAATCCATCAAACAGATCGAAATGCTGGCACCGTTCGGCGCCGGCAATCCGCGTCCGATCCTATGCTGCCGGGACGTGCGTCTGGACACCCCAGCGACCCTGATGGGCAAGACCAAGGCCCACCTGACGGTGAACCTGCGGCAGGGCAACAAAGTGATTCGCGCCGTTGCCTTCGGTTGCAGTGAATGGTGCGACGAGCTGAACACGACCGATGGCCCAATCGAAATCGCCTACCGTCCGGTGATCAACGAGTTCCGCGGTTTTCGCAAAGTCGAAATCCACCTGGTGGACTGGCAACCAACCAAGAAGCCAGCCACCGTCTAA
- the pgi gene encoding glucose-6-phosphate isomerase — MHEKEPSMTSPLTSSPPWKSLAQHYDAIKNVHLREMFADDPARGEAMTLDAVGLYLDYSKNRATAETMGLLVDLAKSANLSDRIEAMFTGEKINLTEGRSVLHTALRTPKGKSVLVDGVDVIPEVHAVLDKMSAFCDRVRSGQWKGHTGKRIRNIVNVGIGGSDLGPVMAYESLRHFSDRQLTFRFISNVDATDFAEATVDLDPSETLFIVASKTFTTIETMTNAATARQWLVDGLGGDQTAIPKHFVALSTNAEKVAEFGIDTDNMFEFWDWVGGRYSMESAIGLSTMLAIGPQGFREMLDGFHEMDQHFRNAPLDQNLPVLMGMLSIWYSNFFGCETTAVLPYEQYLKRFPAYLQQLTMESNGKYVTTDGGQVDYATGMIYWGEPGTNGQHSFYQLIHQGTRLIPCDFIAFGKSLNPIGDHQDILIANVLAQSEALAFGKTADEVKAEGTQDWLVPHRVFQGNRPSNTILADQMSPTMLGKLVALYEHIVFVQSVVWNIDAFDQWGVELGKVLAKNIIPELDPKSASELDHDSSTNALIRRYRSMR; from the coding sequence ATGCACGAAAAGGAACCTTCGATGACGTCGCCGCTGACTTCGAGCCCCCCCTGGAAATCGCTGGCCCAACACTACGACGCGATCAAGAACGTGCATTTGCGTGAAATGTTCGCCGATGATCCGGCACGCGGCGAAGCGATGACGTTGGATGCCGTGGGGTTGTACCTCGACTATTCCAAGAACCGTGCGACCGCAGAAACAATGGGGCTGTTGGTCGATCTGGCCAAGTCCGCCAACCTGTCGGACCGCATCGAAGCGATGTTCACCGGCGAAAAAATCAACCTGACCGAAGGACGGTCGGTGCTGCACACGGCGCTGCGTACGCCCAAGGGCAAATCGGTCCTGGTCGACGGTGTCGACGTGATCCCCGAAGTCCATGCGGTGTTGGACAAGATGTCCGCTTTTTGCGATCGCGTTCGCAGCGGCCAATGGAAAGGTCACACTGGCAAACGGATTCGTAACATCGTCAATGTGGGGATCGGTGGTTCGGATCTGGGGCCGGTGATGGCCTACGAATCGCTGCGGCATTTCAGTGACCGACAGTTGACCTTTCGCTTCATCAGCAACGTGGACGCCACCGACTTTGCCGAAGCCACCGTTGATCTGGACCCGTCCGAAACTCTGTTCATCGTCGCTTCGAAAACCTTCACGACCATCGAAACGATGACCAACGCGGCGACCGCGCGGCAATGGTTGGTCGATGGGTTGGGCGGTGACCAGACGGCGATCCCCAAGCACTTCGTGGCCCTCTCGACCAACGCTGAAAAGGTGGCAGAGTTCGGTATCGACACCGACAACATGTTCGAATTCTGGGACTGGGTCGGCGGACGCTATTCCATGGAATCGGCGATCGGACTGTCGACGATGTTGGCAATCGGGCCGCAAGGTTTTCGCGAGATGTTGGACGGGTTCCATGAAATGGACCAACACTTTCGCAATGCCCCGCTGGATCAGAACCTGCCCGTGTTGATGGGCATGTTGTCGATCTGGTATTCGAACTTTTTCGGTTGCGAGACGACCGCGGTGCTGCCGTACGAACAGTACCTGAAACGGTTCCCGGCCTACCTGCAACAGCTGACGATGGAAAGCAACGGCAAGTACGTCACGACCGACGGCGGCCAGGTTGATTATGCGACCGGGATGATCTATTGGGGCGAACCGGGAACCAACGGTCAGCATTCGTTCTATCAATTGATTCACCAAGGCACGCGGTTGATTCCATGTGACTTCATCGCGTTTGGAAAGTCCCTGAACCCGATCGGCGATCACCAAGACATCTTGATCGCCAACGTGTTGGCTCAAAGCGAAGCCTTGGCGTTCGGCAAGACAGCCGACGAAGTCAAAGCCGAAGGCACGCAGGATTGGTTGGTGCCGCACCGTGTGTTCCAAGGCAATCGCCCATCCAACACGATCTTGGCCGATCAGATGTCGCCAACGATGTTGGGCAAATTGGTCGCGTTGTACGAGCACATCGTGTTCGTGCAAAGCGTCGTTTGGAACATCGACGCGTTCGACCAATGGGGCGTCGAACTGGGCAAGGTTTTGGCCAAGAACATCATCCCCGAACTGGATCCGAAATCGGCGTCCGAATTGGACCACGATAGTTCCACCAACGCGTTGATCCGCAGGTACCGATCGATGCGCTAG
- the msrA gene encoding peptide-methionine (S)-S-oxide reductase MsrA, which produces MKLSSLTSRTQFLVPVAMVSVLLWASATQAAEENSDDRNAKPSTAIATFAGGCFWCMEPPFDKMTGVLSTTSGYTGGRTPNPTYEAVKTGRTGHIESMQIVYDPSKVSYEQLLGLYWHNVDPIKANGQFCDEGGQYRTAIFYHDDEQKQAAEASKKATAKTLRARVRTEIIEATKFYPAEDYHQDYYTKNPTKYKFYRWTCGRDARLDALWGDKARKP; this is translated from the coding sequence ATGAAATTGTCTTCGCTGACCTCCCGAACCCAGTTTCTGGTCCCTGTCGCGATGGTTTCTGTCTTGCTGTGGGCATCTGCGACGCAGGCCGCCGAGGAAAACAGTGACGACCGAAATGCCAAACCGTCGACCGCAATCGCGACGTTTGCCGGCGGTTGCTTTTGGTGCATGGAACCGCCGTTTGACAAGATGACGGGGGTTTTGTCGACGACATCAGGCTATACCGGTGGACGCACCCCCAACCCGACTTACGAAGCCGTCAAAACAGGCCGAACCGGGCATATCGAATCGATGCAAATCGTCTACGACCCATCGAAGGTCAGCTACGAACAACTGCTAGGGCTGTATTGGCACAACGTTGACCCGATCAAAGCCAACGGCCAATTCTGTGACGAGGGCGGCCAATACCGGACGGCGATTTTCTATCACGATGACGAACAGAAACAGGCAGCCGAAGCGTCCAAGAAGGCCACTGCCAAAACACTCAGGGCTCGCGTTCGTACCGAGATCATCGAAGCCACCAAGTTCTATCCGGCCGAAGATTACCACCAGGATTACTACACCAAGAATCCGACCAAGTACAAATTCTATCGTTGGACCTGCGGGCGTGATGCGCGGCTGGACGCGTTATGGGGTGACAAAGCGAGGAAGCCGTGA
- a CDS encoding alpha/beta hydrolase, whose amino-acid sequence MPQAERTHIEPLDCIVVDGGPDPKIAVIICHGYGASYDDLAPLAGEWISMLGDAAGAFRFVFPDAPHSLADLGMPGGRAWWPINMTGLAAAVQAKRFDELHDQTPPGIDDARTALCQVIANVKSSMDGDNTPIVMGGFSQGAMLTMDAAVRGDVLPPAAMFLFSGTLVCQPQWKAGLPRLKHCQVFQSHGQIDPILPFTSAESLRDLITDADVPIKFHPFMGPHTIDGDSVAITATMLGDLAADQ is encoded by the coding sequence ATGCCCCAAGCCGAACGCACTCATATCGAACCGCTAGACTGTATCGTGGTCGACGGCGGACCCGACCCCAAAATTGCAGTCATCATTTGCCACGGCTATGGCGCGTCATACGACGACCTAGCACCGTTAGCGGGCGAATGGATATCGATGTTGGGTGATGCGGCCGGCGCCTTTCGATTTGTGTTCCCCGATGCCCCGCATTCATTAGCCGATTTGGGCATGCCGGGCGGGCGAGCGTGGTGGCCGATCAACATGACAGGTTTGGCCGCAGCGGTCCAAGCCAAGCGTTTCGACGAACTGCACGATCAAACGCCTCCCGGCATCGACGACGCTCGCACGGCACTGTGCCAAGTCATCGCGAACGTCAAATCCAGCATGGATGGCGACAACACACCAATCGTGATGGGCGGCTTTTCCCAGGGTGCGATGCTGACCATGGACGCAGCGGTCCGCGGCGATGTGCTGCCGCCCGCGGCGATGTTCCTGTTTTCTGGAACGCTGGTTTGCCAACCCCAATGGAAAGCTGGGCTGCCTCGCTTGAAGCACTGCCAGGTGTTTCAATCGCACGGACAGATTGACCCGATCCTGCCATTCACGAGCGCCGAATCGCTGCGGGATTTGATCACCGACGCCGATGTACCGATCAAATTCCACCCGTTCATGGGTCCCCACACGATCGATGGCGACTCGGTCGCCATCACCGCAACGATGCTAGGCGACCTGGCTGCGGATCAGTAG